The Pyricularia oryzae 70-15 chromosome 5, whole genome shotgun sequence genome includes a region encoding these proteins:
- a CDS encoding coiled-coil domain-containing protein MTMR15 — MNAFVKRIPRSSTSASNHSNGTPERPAKRVKVQQSSTAAPDDRDGSPITEDEDHEDDSPRKGSAANGGELKARPTSPEPDPDQGKTPFESSLPPIKTEQDAIEEYEAFRASQQSEEPETAASRLENRNWVRGRSSIYVDAFNLALETVIEDESDLFDENEMAVFDAWKALDYEAQYLYVRLFLRKTAAWHRSDRLGYYSDILDPDAAIASLQETRKLPCGENEDPCPSGQPIIPLQVWSLTGSFTFANSSEDTIDTVQEALSLLSLDELKTLAKEAKVKGGNKAQIQKALCLMSTQQVSLMSVGLRRSNTTDSTGLVDSPNEQSDFNTPEEGTPVPEEKRGARFLDKVLGIAGPCIRLSPLVFKLFERVHLMFYRSTEWTEKSLTTIILSKISKRNFPEYIVCRSTNIFLSRHSLLEFEQAMRMEFEIDKILESGPPGEEGFRKVLALFGDIEQRWGELLQEEQLKEDSVYDTGEGCYLRRFSAGHAFTRIAHKAAYVHGRLHRHAEEHSLLSRLLEQRLFHLARRGAWYQRKALLEENYMADLDVEHAGGTDPEQRKKHWRRIAVMTCEQALEDNDCHLIYHYDLQKRLVKLEKKLRIPKRLQHDFGHVRLQSPEEHTVSGIQVKRDDSGPGKSGRGPSTKTIWLDEHEDGEECSVEEMCLSHYRTEGWKGYHAEGGIIRTLFAYLFYDILFLYLPNVFQTAYQTCPLDLHTDAFYPARASEINHRLVEIANGGAASILRAVDSAHRERRTCVVGLNWDFALEDLVELVDCFRGEALAAICRVMAQEYRQRGGGIPDLVLWRTEPRPEVMFAEVKSANDRLSDTQRLWIHVLTGAGVRVALTAAVAKEVREG, encoded by the exons ATGAATGCATTTGTCAAGAGAATTCCTAGGTCGTCAACATCCGCTAGCAATCATTCCAATGGTACTCCTGAAAGGCCGGCCAAGAGGGTAAAGGTTCAGCAAAGCAGCACTGCGGCGCCAGATGACCGCGATGGATCACCCATAACGGAAGATGAAGATCATGAGGATGACTCCCCCCGTAAAGGCTCGGCTGCGAATGGGGGTGAACTAAAGGCAAGGCCAACAAGTCCTGAGCCAGACCCAGATCAGGGCAAAACTCCATTTGAGAGTTCACTCCCTCCAATCAAAACCGAGCAGGATGCTATAGAGGAATACGAGGCATTCCGGGCGTCGCAGCAGAGCGAAGAGCCCGAGACTGCGGCTTCTAGGCTAGAAAATAGGAACTGGGTCAGGGGCAGGAGTTCCATCTATGTCGATGCATTCAACCTTGCCCTCGAGACAGTCATTGAAGACGAGTCTGACCTTTTTGATGAGAACGAAATGGCCGTCTTTGATGCCTGGAAGGCCCTTGATTATGAAGCTCAGTACTT ATATGTCCGGCTCTTCCTAAGAAAGACAGCGGCCTGGCACCGTTCGGATCGTCTAGGCTATTACTCGGATATACTGGATCCCGATGCCGCCATTGCGTCTCTACAGGAAACGCGGAAGCTTCCCTGTGGCGAGAACGAGGATCCTTGCCCTAGTGGGCAACCCATAATCCCTCTTCAAGTCTGGTCACTGACTGGGTCGTTCACCTTTGCAAACTCATCTGAAGACACGATTGACACTGTACAGGAGGCCTTGTCTCTCCTGAGCTTGGACGAGCTCAAGACCCTGGCAAAGGAAGCCAAGGTCAAAGGTGGCAACAAGGCGCAAATACAAAAGGCACTCTGCCTCATGAGCACTCAGCAAGTCTCGCTCATGTCTGTGGGTCTGCGACGGTCCAACACCACAGATTCCACCGGCTTGGTAGATTCGCCAAACGAGCAGTCAGATTTCAACACCCCGGAAGAAGGAACCCCAGTTCCAGAAGAAAAACGGGGTGCTCGGTTTCTCGACAAAGTCTTGGGTATTGCTGGGCCCTGTATTCGCCTGTCGCCTCTGGTATTCAAGCTGTTCGAGCGAGTTCACTTGATGTTCTACAGGTCGACAGAATGGACGGAGAAGTCTCTGACCACCATCATTCTCTCCAAGATATCCAAAAGAAACTTTCCTGAATATATCGTCTGTAGATCTACCAATATTTTCCTGTCGCGCCATAGCCTTTTGGAATTCGAGCAGGCCATGAGAATGGAGTTTGAAATTGACAAAATTCTCgaaagcggcccgccaggagaggagggcttcCGGAAAGTCCTGGCTCTTTTTGGCGATATCGAGCAGCGGTGGGGCGAGCTTCTACAAGAGGAGCAGCTCAAAGAAGACAGTGTTTACGATACCGGCGAGGGCTGCTATCTACGCAGGTTCAGTGCCGGCCATGCTTTCACGCGCATCGCACACAAGGCTGCATATGTCCACGGACGTCTACACCGGCATGCAGAAGAACACTCCCTGCTTTCGCGGCTCCTCGAGCAGCGGCTTTTTCATCTAGCGAGACGAGGGGCTTGGTATCAAAGGAAGGCTCTCTTGGAAGAGAACTACATGGCCGATCTTGATGTTGAACACGCCGGAGGGACTGACCCTGAGCAGCGAAAGAAACACTGGCGGCGGATCGCAGTCATGACCTGCGAGCAAGCTCTGGAAGACAATGATTGTCACTTGATCTACCACTACGACCTGCAGAAGAGACTTGTAAAGCTCGAAAAGAAGCTGAGGATACCAAAACGCCTACAACACGACTTTGGGCATGTGCGATTACAGTCGCCGGAGGAGCATACTGTTTCTGGCATCCAGGTCAAAAGAGATGATTCCGGGCCGGGCAAGTCAGGACGGGGGCCCAGCACCAAAACGATATGGTTAGATGAGCATGAGGATGGCGAAGAGTGCTCGGTGGAAGAAATGTGTCTATCGCACTATCGTACCGAAGGTTGGAAGGGCTACCATGCAGAGGGGGGCATCATCCGAACGCTCTTCGCCTACCTATTCTACGACATACTCTTCCTTTACCTCCCCAACGTATTCCAGACAGCCTACCAGACCTGCCCGCTGGACCTACACACCGACGCCTTCTACCCGGCCCGGGCGAGCGAGATCAACCACCGGCTGGTGGAGATCGCCAACGGCGGCGCGGCATCTATCCTGCGGGCGGTCGACTCGGCACACCGCGAGCGGCGCACCTGCGTCGTGGGCCTGAACTGGGACTTTGCGCTCGAGGACCTCGTGGAGCTGGTCGACTGCTTCCGGGGCGAGGCTCTGGCGGCCATCTGCCGGGTCATGGCGCAGGAGTACCGGCAGCGAGGGGGCGGGATCCCAGACCTCGTACTGTGGCGGACGGAGCCGCGCCCCGAGGTCATGTTCGCCGAGGTCAAGAGCGCCAACGACCGGCTGAGCGACACCCAGAGGCTTTGGATACACGTCCTCACGGGCGCGGGCGTTCGCGTCGCCCTGACTGCTGCTGTCGCCAAGGAGGTCAGGGAAGGGTGA
- a CDS encoding 40S ribosomal protein S13, whose amino-acid sequence MGRMHSNGKGISASAIPYSRNPPAWLKTTPDQVVEQICKLARKGATPSQIGVVLRDSHGIAQVKIVTGNKILRILKSNGLAPDIPEDLYMLIKKAVSVRKHLERNRKDKDSKFRLILIESRIHRLARYYKTVGVLPPTWKYESATASTLVA is encoded by the exons ATGGGTCGCATGCACTCCAACGGAAAGGGCATTTCTGCCTCTGCCATCCCCTACTCGCGCAACCCCCCCGCGTGGCTCAAGACCACCCCCGACCAGGTCGTCGAGCAGATCTGCAAGCTCGCCAGGAAGGGTGCCACCCCGTCGCAGATTGGTGTTGTCCTCCGTGACTCCCACGGTATTGCCCAGGTCAAGATTGTGACCG GTAACAAGATCCTGCGCATCCTGAAGTCGAACG GCCTCGCCCCCGATATCCCTGAGGACCTGTACATGCTTATCAAGAAG GCTGTCTCGGTTCGCAAGCACCTTGAGCGCAACCGCAAGGACAAGGACTCCAAGTTCCGCCTGATTCTCATCGAGTCCCGTATCCACCGTCTGGCTCGTTACTACAAGACCGTCGGCGTCCTGCCCCCCACCTGGAAGTACGAGTCCGCCACCGCCAGCACCCTCGTCGCATAG
- a CDS encoding splicing factor U2AF 50 kDa subunit: MNGESYSSRDGGRHGSSRDHQSSRTDREDRRDDRHRDRDRDRGDRDRERDRDRDRDRDRPRRRSRSPEYRGSRSSRRDAGGEQDSYSSSRSHRDREREDRYGGARDRRDRDWDRDRGGPSRRREDGDRRGGGDRDRGDPHDRRAGGGRRGGEREERRRSASPQPKKREPTPDLTDVVPILERKRRLTQWDIKPPGYDSVTAEQAKLSGMFPLPGAPRQQTMDPTKMPGGGHRGDRDRDGHRGRDGRDGGRDGRDGGRDGGRDSGRDGDREGGERRGGADSNVTLRPTNSRQSKRLILSNLPAGTTEDSLISFLNLQLNGLNVIEASDPCLACQMAPDGSFAMVEFRSPSDTTVAYALDGISMEAEDAGNGDANGAASKGLAMRRPKDYIVPAVVDDTGYEPGVVSSRVVDTPHKISVTNLPAYLTDEQVVELLSSFGELKALVLAKDSSTEESRGIAFCEYVDVTNTDVAIEGLNGMELGDKRLKVRKASIGITQVSGMEMGVNAMSMLAGTVAQDPDLSPVLQLLNMVTADELMDNDDYEEICEDVQEECAKYGTVIELKVPRPSSGAKQAAGVGKIYVKFDSIESSTKALKALGGRKFADRTVVTTYFPEENFAVNAW; the protein is encoded by the exons ATGAACGGGGAGAGTTATTCCTCCAGAG ATGGAGGCCGTCATGGCTCCTCTCGGGATCACCAG TCGTCGAGAACAGACCGCGAAGACCGCCGAGACGACAGACACCGTGACCGTGACAGAGACCGAGGCGATCGGGATCGCGAACGTGACAGGGACCGAGACCGAGACCGAGACCGACCGCGCCGCCGCTCACGATCACCCGAGTACCGCGGCAGCCGCTCGTCGCGCAGggacgccggcggcgagcAGGACTCGTACTCGTCCAGCCGGAGCCACCGCGACCGCGAGCGTGAGGACCGTTACGGCGGGGCCCGCGACAGGCGGGACAGGGACTGGGATCGCGACCGCGGCGGTCCGTCCCGGCGCCGCGAGGATGGCGACCGTAGAGGAGGCGGCGACAGGGACAGAGGCGACCCGCACGACCGGCGGGCAGGCGGCGGCCGCAGGGGTGGCGAGAGGGAGGAGCGTCGCAGGAGCGCCAGTCCGCAGCCTAAGAAGCGGGAACCCACCCCCGACCTGACCGACGTCGTGCCGATCCTGGAGCGCAAGCGTCGTCTCACGCAGTGGGACATCAAGCCCCCAGGCTACGACAGCGTCACAGCGGAGCAGGCCAAGCTGTCTGGCATGTTCCCACTTCCCGGTGCGCCGCGCCAACAGACTATGGACCCCACCAAGATGCCAGGCGGCGGCCACCGTGGAGACCGGGATCGCGACGGTCATCGTGGTCGTGATGGGCGCGATGGCGGGCGCGATGGGCGGGACGGTGGACGCGACGGCGGGCGTGATAGTGGAAGGGACGGCGATCGTGAAGGAGGTGAGCGACGTGGTGGAGCGGACAGCAACGTCACTCTTCGGCCGACAAACTCGCGGCAGTCGAAGCGCCTTATCCTTTCCAACCTGCCCGCAGGGACGACTGAGGACAGCCTAATCTCGTTCCTGAACCTACAGCTGAATGGTCTCAACGTCATTGAGGCTAGCGACCCATGCCTGGCCTGCCAAATGGCCCCGGATGGATCCTTTGCCATGGTCGAGTTCCGTAGTCCCAGCGACACAACAGTAGCTTATGCACTTGATGGCATCTCCATGGAGGCTGAAGATGCCGGTAATGGAGACGCCAACGGCGCAGCAAGCAAGGGGCTGGCTATGCGCCGGCCAAAGGACTATATTGTTCCCGCTGTTGTAGATGACACTGGGTATGAGCCTGGTGTGGTTTCGTCACGGGTTGTGGACACGCCACACAAGATCAGCGTGACCAATCTTCCAGCATATTTGACCGACGAGCAAGTCGTCGAGCTTCTCTCATCTTTCGGCGAGCTCAAGGCCTTGGTGTTGGCCAAGGATAGCAGCACTGAGGAGTCACGC GGAATTGCTTTCTGCGAATACGTCGACGTTACGAATACCGATGTTGCCATAGAAGGCTTGAACGGGATGGAGCTTGGCGACAAGCGACTCAAGGTCCGCAAGGCGAGCATAGGAATCACTCAAGTTTCCGGAATGGAGATGGGTGTCAATGCTATGTCGATGCTTGCTGGCACTGTCGCACAAGACCCGGATCTCAGCCCCGTTCTGCAACTACTAAACATGGTCACTGCGGACGAGCTTATGGATAATGATGACTACGAAG AAATTTGCGAGGATGTACAAGAGGAGTGCGCCAAGTACGGCACTGTAATCGAGCTCAAGGTGCCAAGACCATCGAGCGGAGCCAAACAGGCTGCGGGCGTTGGAAAGATCTATGTCAAATTTGACAGTATCGAGTCATCCACTAAGGCTCTCAAGGCATTGGGCGGCCGCAAGTTTGCAGACAGGACGGTCGTCACGACTTATTTCCCAGAG GAGAACTTTGCTGTAAACGCCTGGTGA
- a CDS encoding N-glycosylase/DNA lyase: MACKDAVSRMLPVSLAELCIDTTLRCGQSFRWRKVDDEWHCSLHGRVVSLRQDETHLHYRATWPAGRQVSIKSSVKVKREEEDESIKSEDAAAVKVDEEEDDTEALLLNYFNLHHSLSGMYTHWSDRDANFRSKAPKFTGVRILNQDAWETLVAFICSSNNNIARISQMCHKLCDHYGGEPIATVAGHVYRDFPSPEALAGDGVEAHLRELGFGYRARYIAETARVVARQRPAGWLLSLRNPASRSPTSTPPQQQQPDYRTAFAALQELSGVGPKVSDCVCLMGLGWGEAVPLDTHMWTIATRDYGFGGKKAAAAKGSAMSKGMYDAVGEHFRKLWGPQAGWAQSVLFTANLREFSHRLKATAESGVKREDGVGGDDSKPGVVADAVVAPPKQSKKRKTAVSTTRVKVEEDGGSIVATKVEIQETEVTPIRRSKRIRAGG, encoded by the exons ATGGCCTGCAAGGATGCCGTGTCCCGCATGTTGCCAGTGAGTCTGGCTGAGCTCTGCATAGACACGACCTTGCGCTGCGGCCAGTCCTTCAGATGGCGCAAGGTCGACGACGAGTGGCACTGTTCCCTACACGGTCGAGTCGTCTCATTACGACAGGACGAAACTCATCTTCACTATCGGGCAACATGGCCAGCAGGCAGACAGGTATCTATCAAGTCTTCAGTCAAGGTGAAAAGGGAAGAAGAGGATGAGAGCATCAAGTCGGAAGACGCAGCAGCAGTAAAGGTCGACGAAGAAGAGGACGACACGGAAGCCCTCCTCCTCAACTACTTCAACCTCCACCATTCCCTCTCGGGAATGTACACGCACTGGTCGGACCGCGACGCCAACTTCCGCAGCAAGGCGCCCAAGTTCACTGGCGTCCGCATCCTGAACCAGGACGCCTGGGAGACGCTCGTGGCCTTCAtctgcagcagcaacaacaacatcgcGCGCATCTCTCAGATGTGCCACAAGCTGTGCGACCACTACGGAGGAGAGCCCATCGCCACCGTAGCCGGCCACGTCTACCGCGACTTTCCGTCTCCCGAGGCCCTCGCGGGAGACGGCGTCGAGGCCCACCTGCGCGAGCTCGGCTTCGGCTATCGAGCCCGTTACATCGCCGAGACGGCCCGTGTCGTCGCCAGGCAGCGGCCCGCAGGCTGGCTCTTGTCACTGCGGAACCCGGCCTC TCGCTCCCCGACATCGACCCctccccagcagcagcagcccgaCTACCGCACCGCCTTTGCCGCGCTCCAAGAACTCTCAGGCGTCGGGCCCAAGGTCTCAGACTGCGTGTGCCTGATGGGACTGGGCTGGGGCGAGGCCGTGCCGCTGGACACGCACATGTGGACGATCGCGACGCGCGACTACGGCTTCGGCGGGAAgaaagccgccgccgccaagggaTCCGCCATGTCCAAGGGTATGTACGACGCCGTGGGCGAGCACTTTCGGAAGCTCTGGGGCCCGCAAGCCGGCTGGGCACAGAGCGTGCTCTTCACCGCCAACCTGCGTGAGTTTTCGCACCGGTTAAAGGCGACCGCTGAAAGTGGTGTGAAAAGGGAGGACGGTGTTGGTGGTGACGATAGCAAGCCGGGTGTCGTGGCGGATGCGGTTGTTGCACCGCCGAAGCAGtcaaagaagagaaagacgGCCGTCTCGACCACGCGGGTAAAGGTGGAGGAGGACGGGGGTTCCATCGTTGCTACCAAAGTCGAGATCCAAGAAACAGAGGTGACTCCGATAAGAAGAAGCAAGAGGATACGTGCCGGGGGCTAA
- a CDS encoding pi-transporter A-1, with amino-acid sequence MSTPNKGSGSAAASSSGSSSKEKSNIHAHGHITAPLETSPHDPPAGIIPVPHGPSQGDQRSQWPDDPAAQELAIERAILGYLTLPDDSYNDKGVYWADLPWKERVKFVLDVDSKEAKSELSSIGSMMKKDPLSPLGWYMRNAVLPGAGLGLEGYVLFSIGNLEPLFKSTWPECWSTTGTACSNNWIAAVTYLEVIGIMVGQIGVGIIGDWVGRRWGLIQDASIMFIGLLMLTASWGVTLEGWVILYGWALFFYGFGVGGEYPITATSSMEDSVRTDSLSTRQDRMHRGRKVTMAFLMQGWGQFFNQAILIILLLIFNAGRGDPPYSETNVQWTFRISFALPAIGTLWLVYYRIWRMPDAGRELRLAKSRAGVTGYDIASLKSTVQHFGGRLIAAAGAWFANDVFFYGNKLFQGQFISVISSNPKSVMTAWTWNLINVVVSLAGYYCASLLIDSRLYGRKKMQLIGFMMCFVMFVIPAFQYYYYTSGPNIKSFQAMYFLSSFFNQFGPNSVTFLVAGEIFPTSVRASAHGFSACIGKAGALLASVLYNYIDTQTKFYVVPWFGLAGMLLTWLFLPDTTGLDLKEQERRWQYIRDGRASEYRGVAIHPKHLSQWERWMGVGKPYNPVEDYEDKVDDLRREWEAHQTMKTEKEVRGGAGSDGNGAAAAAVGGGDGAQEGLFTNQVDDYFRNTKPRRVNKGKNKANDVTDDDTRASALGSGGVMLPAGPETEVKN; translated from the exons ATGAGCACACCCAACAAGGGCTCGGGCTCTGCGGCCGCCAGCagtagcggcagcagcagcaaggaaAAGAGCAACATCCACGCCCATGGACACATCACCGCCCCCCTGGAAACCTCACCGCATGATCCACCAGCAGGTATAATACCTGTACCCCACGGCCCGTCTCAGGGAGACCAGCGGTCCCAGTGGCCCGACGACCCCGCGGCACAGGAGCTGGCCATTGAGCGCGCAATCTTGGGCTACCTCACTCTGCCCGATGACAGCTACAATGACAAGGGCGTCTACTGGGCCGACCTGCCCTGGAAGGAGCGCGTCAAGTTCGTGCTGGATGTCGACTCCAAGGAGGCCAAATCCGAGCTCTCATCCATTGGTAGCATGATGAAGAAGGATCCTCTGTCCCCATTGGGCTGGTACATGCGCAACGCCGTCCTCCCCGGTGCTGGACTGGGTCTCGAGGGTTACGTGCTGTTCAGTATAGGCAACCTCGAGCCGCTCTTCAAGAGCACGTGGCCCGAGTGCTGGTCCACCACTGGAACAGCCTGCAGCAACAACTGGATTGCCGCAGTCACCTACCTCGAGGTTATTGGCATCATGGTTGGGCAGATTGGTGTCGGAATCATTGGTGACTGGGTTGGCAGGAGATGGGGTCTTATTCAGGACGCCAGCATCATGTTCATCGGCTTGCTGATGCTGACAGCCAGTTGGGGCGTGACTCTGGAGGGCTGGGTGATTCTGTACGGTTGGGCACTTTTCTTCTACGGTTTCGGTGTCGGTGGCGAGTACCCCATTACCGCAACTTCCTCCATGGAGGACTCGGTTCGCACCGACAGCCTCTCGACCCGTCAGGACCGTATGCACCGTGGCCGCAAGGTTACAATGGCCTTCCTGATGCAGGGTTGGGGACAGTTCTTCAACCAGGCCATCTTGATTATCCTGCTGCTTATCTTCAACGCCGGCCGTGGCGACCCTCCTTACAGCGAGACCAACGTTCAGTGGACCTTCCGTATCTCGTTCGCCCTCCCCGCTATCGGAACTCTTTGGCTTGTCTACTACAGGATCTGGCGTATGCCCGATGCAGGCCGGGAACTCAGGCTAGCCAAGAGCCGTGCCGGTGTTACGGGTTACGACATTGCGTCTCTGAAGAGCACCGTGCAGCACTTTGGTGGGCGGTTGATTGCTGCTGCGGGAGCTTGGTTTGCAAACGATGTGTTCTTCTATG GCAACAAACTCTTCCAAGGCCAGTTCATCTCGGTCATCTCATCCAACCCCAAGAGTGTGATGACTGCTTGGACCTGGAACCTGATCAACGTTGTCGTCTCTCTGGCAGGCTATTACTGCGCCTCGTTACTTATTGACAGCAGACTTTACGGCCGCAAAAAGATGCAGCTTATCGGATTCATGATGTGCTTTGTCATGTTTGTGATTCCGGCGTTCCAGTATTACTACTACACCTCTGGTCCCAATATCAAGTCTTTCCAG GCCATGTACTTCCTCTCGTCCTTCTTCAACCAATTCGGACCCAACTCAGTCACCTTCCTTGTGGCTGGCGAGATCTTCCCGACTTCGGTGCGCGCGTCTGCTCACGGCTTCAGCGCCTGTATTGGCAAGGCCGGAGCCCTGCTCGCGTCTGTTCTGTATAACTACATCGACACGCAGACCAAGTTCTACGTGGTGCCCTGGTTCGGCCTCGCCGGCATGCTACTCACCTGGCTCTTCCTCCCGGACACGACTGGCCTGGACCTCAAGGAGCAGGAGCGCCGCTGGCAGTACATCCGCGACGGCCGTGCGAGCGAGTACCGCGGCGTTGCCATCCACCCCAAGCATCTCAGCCAGTGGGAGCGCTGGATGGGTGTCGGAAAGCCTTACAACCCCGTTGAGGACTACGAGGACAAGGTTGACGACCTCAGGCGCGAGTGGGAGGCACACCAAACTATGAAGACTGAGAAGGAGGTGCGCGGCGGAGCTGGTAGTGACGGAAAtggtgctgccgctgccgccgttgGTGGTGGCGATGGCGCACAGGAGGGCCTCTTTACGAACCAGGTCGACGACTACTTCCGCAACACCAAGCCGAGGCGTGTCAACAAGGGCAAGAACAAGGCAAATGATGTCACTGACGACGACACGAGGGCGTCTGCGTTAGGGTCCGGCGGTGTGATGCTACCCGCGGGGCCTGAGACGGAGGTCAAGAACTAA